A DNA window from Ctenopharyngodon idella isolate HZGC_01 chromosome 8, HZGC01, whole genome shotgun sequence contains the following coding sequences:
- the LOC127517127 gene encoding G-patch domain and KOW motifs-containing protein-like codes for MASPEPHQERQSLKINISQDDGGKKSAPISFGFSKTLSRAKPGKAEERDYLVEVEGKELKGTKPVEKPKELVIPLIHKNRWYRQDAERGDKSSEDKTKDPPQEVQDTVESQAVKELIEESQKHQERWKNGPQSDPNLSIPLLMQNQAPEGFEDGDKVNVDLRPESSTEADYELVPVEAYGLAMLKGMGWKQGEGIGRTFKQDVKPIEHQLRPKGLGLGADRSAIRDLEPGVPKRPPKPGDEKGKEEEALVLGPGGCVQVLAGAHKDLYGKIEGVDPDNARVVVKLAIGGKTVTIIQHSLKLVTRKEYDKYSKDLSRLSKAHKDKEREKEREQQREREQKLNGKDERGKTDRDREREKEKDREKDQKKRKHRESSGDREKPPPAKESRPSPPAPSWLQRDLRVRFIDKAFKGGKYYNSKMRVEDVVTPHTCVCRTEDGRLLDDIRQKMLETIVPKNDSDYIMVVLGEHRGQVGRILKRDREKCRAMVQLDRYEEQLFTLDYDAICHYVGGTEH; via the exons ATGGCGTCGCCGGAGCCGCATCAGGAGCGTCAATCACTGAAGATTAATATTAGCCAGGATGATGGAGGCAAAAAATCTGCTCCAATATCTTTCGGTTTTAGTAAAACATTGAGCAGGGCCAAACCAGGGAAAGCGGAAGAGCGAGATTATTTAGTTGAAGTCGAAGGGAAAGAACTAAAAGG AACCAAACCGGTGGAGAAACCGAAGGAGCTGGTTATCCCGTTGATCCACAAGAACCGCTGGTACCGGCAGGATGCTGAGCGAGGGGACAAGAGCAGCGAGGACAAGACCAAAGATCCGCCCCAGGAGGTGCAGGACACGGTGGAGTCTCAAGCCGTCAAAGAACTCATCGAAG AGTCTCAAAAACACCAGGAGAGATGGAAGAACGGACCACAGTCGGATCCAAACCTTTCCATTCCTCTTCTCATGCAGAATCAAGCTCCTGAGGGCTTTGAGGATGGTGACAAAGTCAACGTGGATTTGCGACCAGAGTCG TCCACAGAAGCAGACTATGAACTTGTTCCTGTGGAGGCTTATGGGTTGGCCATGCTGAAGGGAATGGGCTGGAAGCAGGGAGAGGGAATTGGACGCACATTTAAACA AGATGTGAAGCCTATAGAGCATCAGTTGAGGCCTAAAGGACTGGGTTTGGGTGCTGATCGCTCGGCCATTAGAGACCTGGAGCCCGGCGTCCCCAAGAGACCCCCTAAACCTGGTGATGAGAAGGGGAAAGAAGAGGAGGCACTGGTTCTGGGGCCTGGAGGATGTGTGCAGGTCCTGGCAGGAGCCCATAAAGACCTGTACGGGAAG ATAGAGGGAGTGGATCCAGATAACGCCAGAGTTGTAGTCAAACTTGCCATCGGCGGAAAGACAGTAACCATCATTCAGCACTCTTTAAAACTTGTCACCCGCAAGGAATACGACAAATACAGCAAAGACCTCA GTCGTCTTAGTAAAGCACACAAGgacaaagaaagagaaaaagagcgGGAACAGCAGAGGGAACGAGAGCAAAAGTTAAACGGTAAAGATGAGAGAGGAAAGACAGATAGAGATCGGGAGAGGGAGAAGGAGAAGGACAGAGAGAAAGATCAGAAGAAAAGGAAACACAGAGAATCAAGTGGAGACAG AGAGAAGCCTCCCCCGGCAAAAGAGTCGCGTCCCTCCCCACCAGCCCCCTCATGGCTCCAACGGGACCTCCGTGTGCGTTTCATAGATAAAGCATTCAAAGGAGGCAAATACTACAACTCAAAG aTGAGAGTCGAGGATGTCGTGACGCCCCACACTTGTGTGTGTCGTACAGAGGACGGCAGGCTGCTGGACG ATATTAGACAGAAAATGCTGGAGACCATTGTACCCAAGAATGACTCGGACTACATTATGGTGGTTCTGGGAGAACACAGAGGACAG GTGGGCCGCATCCTGAAGCGAGACCGAGAGAAATGTCGAGCCATGGTTCAGCTGGACCGTTACGAAGAGCAGCTGTTCACACTCGACTATGACGCCATCTGTCATTATGTGGGCGGAACAGAACACTGA
- the LOC127517129 gene encoding polyglutamine-binding protein 1-like, with amino-acid sequence MPLPPALLARLAKRGIVKQSDHEAEEEIIAEDYDDNNVDYEATRLENLPTNWYKVFDPSCGLPYYWNVETDLVCWLSPNDPSAVITKATKKQKGDSGHDKGDSHYEKAERDRERDRERERERDRERDRDREDGRDRDRDRDRDRDRDRDRDRDRDRRMRRDDSAPYNKSKRGGLGGGRKQQQEEMDPMDPSAYSDAPRGLWSTGLPKRNEAKTGADTTAAGPLFQQRPYPSPGAVLRANAENTRRLEEDDDSDDD; translated from the exons ATGCCTCTGCCTCCAGCTCTACTTGCACGCCTCGCTAAAAGAGGGATCGTGAAGCAGTCTGACCACG AGGCTGAAGAGGAGATCATCGCTGAAGACTACGATGATAACAACGTTGATTATGAGGCTACAAGACTTGAAAATTTACCAACGAATTGGTACAAAGTGTTTGACCCTTCTTG CGGTCTTCCGTACTACTGGAATGTGGAAACCGATTTAGTGTGCTGGCTGTCTCCCAATGATCCTTCTGCTGTCATCACCAAGGCGACTAAGAAACAGAAAG GTGATAGTGGACATGACAAAGGGGACAGCCACTATGAGAAGGCAGAGAGAGACCGGGAacgagacagagagagggaacGAGAGCGCGATCGGGAGCGGGACAGAGACAGGGAGGACGGACGGGACAGAGATAGAGATCGAGATAGGGATAGAGATCGAGACCGGGACAGAGACAGGGACCGTGATAGAAGGATGCGGAGAGATGACAGTGCACCGTATAACAAATCAAAGAGAG GAGGACTAGGAGGAGGCCGAAAACAGCAGCAGGAGGAAATGGATCCCATGGATCCCAGCGCCTATTCGGATGCTCCAAG GGGCTTATGGTCCACTGGTCTCCCCAAACGCAATGAGGCAAAGACAGGAGCGGACACCACAGCGGCAGGACCCCTGTTCCAGCAGAGGCCGTACCCCAGTCCTGGAGCCGTCCTGAGAGCGAACGCCGAGAACACACGACGCTTGGAGGAGGATGATGATAGTGATGATGACTGA